A region of Anaerolineae bacterium DNA encodes the following proteins:
- a CDS encoding NFACT family protein — protein MAAFDALTTAAIADELRAALTGGRVQDIVQPDRHSVGLEVYAHRQRRYLLLSIEPQAARVHLVDERLRRGVETPSPLFLLLRKYVQGAALEVISHPPFERVIHFQFTHPEHGFSLLIAEIMGRLSNLILVDGAGIILDSLKRVGPEMNRARVVLPGNFYQPPPPQDKLRPDQLTPAQLHHALSQVEPDTPLWRALVQVVAGLSPQAARELSARAARDPEAAVSAVDPLRLKEELDALWAPWRTGAWKPCVVYRGETIVAYAPYPLTHLGPATSVASISQAIALYHGQGHPSDPYSGLRETVAQEIAAARAQLERQRAALQRQQVDPGEMQRLREAGEWILV, from the coding sequence ATGGCAGCTTTCGACGCGTTGACCACCGCAGCCATCGCCGATGAGCTGCGCGCCGCGCTCACCGGCGGCCGCGTTCAGGATATCGTACAGCCTGACCGACATAGTGTAGGGCTAGAGGTTTACGCCCATCGCCAACGTCGCTATCTGCTGCTCTCGATAGAGCCACAGGCTGCCCGCGTTCACCTAGTGGATGAGCGGCTGCGGCGCGGCGTCGAGACACCGTCCCCGCTGTTTCTCCTATTGCGCAAATACGTCCAGGGCGCTGCGTTGGAGGTCATCAGCCACCCCCCGTTCGAGCGTGTGATCCATTTCCAATTCACCCATCCGGAGCATGGCTTCTCCCTGCTCATCGCCGAGATCATGGGCCGACTGAGCAACCTGATCCTGGTAGATGGCGCTGGCATCATCTTAGACAGCCTGAAGCGGGTCGGCCCTGAGATGAATCGAGCGCGCGTCGTGCTGCCTGGTAACTTCTATCAACCTCCGCCTCCCCAGGACAAGCTGCGCCCGGATCAGCTTACGCCCGCTCAACTTCACCATGCCCTCAGTCAGGTGGAGCCTGACACACCGCTTTGGCGCGCCCTCGTGCAGGTGGTCGCTGGCCTCAGTCCCCAGGCAGCGCGTGAGCTGTCAGCGCGAGCCGCTCGTGACCCGGAAGCTGCCGTGTCTGCCGTTGATCCGCTGCGGCTGAAAGAGGAGCTAGATGCCCTGTGGGCGCCGTGGCGAACCGGCGCGTGGAAGCCATGCGTGGTATACCGAGGGGAAACGATCGTCGCCTACGCACCGTATCCGCTGACGCATTTAGGGCCGGCGACATCCGTCGCCAGCATCAGCCAGGCGATTGCCCTCTATCATGGACAGGGTCACCCATCCGACCCTTACTCCGGCTTGCGGGAGACTGTGGCTCAGGAGATCGCGGCCGCGCGTGCGCAACTGGAGCGGCAGCGGGCCGCGTTACAGCGTCAACAGGTAGATCCAGGGGAGATGCAACGGCTGCGGGAGGCTGGAGAGTGGATTCTAGTC